aaaataagctacgagttgtttgtttctctagatTATTAGAGACATCTAAGGGTAGTTGTtttttagccactcaataatctggaaaaagctcctctaaaggagattattggattataataatctggcttatagattataataatctagcataataatctacttgtttgtttcagcttacttctaataattcagattataataatactaagctgaatcaaatagTGCCTAGGCAAATGGAAACAAAGATGCAATCATGCATGGTGATGCTGCATCGCAGCACGTACTAGTAGTACCACTTCTGTTTTTGTTTATGCTATACCAAAGTGGGAGTTTTTTtggaaataatattattttaatggaaaatcgcaaaattaTAGGTCAGTTAGACGAAATCGCAAGTTTAGCACCCTGTCGAACGGAGGCAGTTCGAAAGGGTACCTGTCGAACTTCCCCAGTTCGATAGGGTACCTGTCGAACTGCCCGTCGAACTGCCCCAGTTCGACAGGTAATAAAATaacataaaaaaggaaaaacactgTAGCGACACTGCCTATCGAACTCCCGCTGTTCGATACGTCCATGCCACGCGCCCTATCGAACTCCCCCTGTTCGATACGTCCCTATCGGGCACTGTAGCaagtacttttttattttttttcttggacaaCTAGCCTGTCGAACTAGGGCAGTTCGACAGGGGTTCGACAGAACCCTGTCGAACTGCCCCAGTTCGACAGGGGTACCTATCGAACTGTCCCAGTTCGACAGGGCGCTAAACTTGCGATTTCGTCTAGCCGACCTAtaattttgcgattttccattaaaataatattattttcaaaaaaaattcccaaAGTGGCATCCCAAAGCTGCTAGCAACAACTGTTCTGATGACCAACTAATGTAGCCGATGGAGTGTGTGTTAAAGCAGCTAAACATGCATGCGTCGTGTTGTTGCCATCACATAGTACATATGATTCAGCAGATGGCTAGCTTGGAATGACATTTTATACTGTGCTCTGATGAAGCCAGAAGACTTTTCTTCGTCCAGTGTTTTCGTGAAAGAGATTTTCTAATCAATGGcctggccgtgtttagttctttggctaaaatttttttaagtatatggaCAGACATTTGTAGTATTAAACGtggactaataacaaaataaattataaatttcgcctgtaaactacgagacgaatttattaagcctaattaatccgtcaatagcaaatgtttactatagcattatattgttaaatcatgacgtaattaggctcaaaagattcgtctcgcaatttacatgcaaactgtgtaattggttttttttttcacatttaatgctacatgcatgtgtccaaacatttgatgtgacatttTTAGCCAAAAAATTTTGGGATCTAAATACACCCAATGATTAATGaaactgttcttttttttttcttttttcacattTCTCTTTGAACTTGTAGTAATTTCTAAATTGTTGTGCTAGATTTCTACATATGTGATCTAGTATACATTTCATGAGGTGTACATTTGTACTTAGTAGTGTCTTGGATTAGATATTTATTAAGGAGGTCTCTTAACTGATAGTACTACATGATGTATGGTTTGATGACGTTGTCCCCTCTTGGTTGTACTGTTGGAGTGTGCCAACTTGGACTTCAACGTCGTCATATGGTTGTTTTgtttgtttaatttgtttttgcgACGGACATTTACCTCCAAGAATCAAGACAGAGAAAGAGAAAGCAAACGTCATTAGCCACATAAATATCAAAGTTAAAATCTTGACACGTCAATGAGATTATATGCATAGTATTACACTTTGTTtttgatattatttttattcaaaaaagATATCCTAGCTGCAAAATAGCTAGCACAGGTAGATGCTGGCGCTGCCCTCAACTTGTCCAATTATTAATTAGGACAAGGGAATAACTAATTCTCCACGCATTAGTGGGAgttggaaaagaaaataaacaaagttagtTTTATTAAGCCGATGCAGACATCTGTCCCAACATCTTGCCCAAATGCCATGAACGAAATGAAAAATCGTCCCTGGCAGTTGCATTTTCAGCACATTTCACATATGCCAAGATGCTTGTTCAAGCATAAGGTCGTGTaccctaaaaaaataattaaacgtCACTACACATAACTAACAGCctcagactttttttttcttcagaatGTGCAGCCAAAGTTGTGAAAGTGGTTTGCTtatcgtgttttttttttgtgagaattGAACTATACATAAAACAGAAAATGAATTACTAGCTACTTCCTCTGTTCCTTAAAAAGCAATTGTTCTGCCTAGTCAAAGACAAATTAAGTAAAAGATTAAAAGACTAATATGTCCTTCATTAATGTAGTGAGTAAATAAGGAGGGgtactattttaaaattgaagaAAATGATAAATTAGTATTAACAGATTTAATGGACTCCACtctgaaaaatcgtttttataTGATAAATCTTGAAGCTGATAAGACATTCCTTAGGGATGGATAGAATAATTAAGGGGTTGTTTAGATTGATGTTTCAAACCagtcatttttttttggtaaatttgCTAAAAATGTGCatacatttagtttttttttaaccaaactttGATAAATATATAAGGAATCCTACAAAACTCGATAATATTgtcaacttaccaaaattttggcattgtcaACATTTGGTAAGgcttattttggctacaatctaaacagCCTCCTAAGTACTTCACAATGTATATCAATGTCTTGATCAAATCTTTCCAAGATGATTTTGGCATTATCAACATTTGGTAAGgcttattttggctacaatctaaacagCCTCCTAAGTACTTCACAATGTATATCAATGTCTTGATCAAATCTTTCCAAGATTTAGTCATGACTCTATGGTGAAATATCCTTTTCTTTAGGAGcagtaatatttttttccatGGACGACTTGTATATATGGAaaagggggtgggggggggggggaacagAGGAATAATTTCAATGACAGACGTCAGCAGCTTTGAATCACTGTGCTTACGTGTTGAGATTTAGCTCTGACCAATGAGTTAAGAGTCAATTGAGCAACACGTCTGAACCACATGCGTTTTGACTCACGAACCGTGCACAAAGTCGAGGGGCTTAAGGTAGGTAGGTATAAAACAGCATCCAGGAATTGGAGGGATGATTTCATATCTATCCACTGTATATACCTTTGGAAGCATCCTTCATATAAATTTAGTGTGAAtgatttcaaaattttaaaaaatgaattggAGGGATGCGAGAGGACGGACTCTTTCGGCATGATTTCAGGACCAAACTAAATGAACCACAGTAAAAGGCCCAAAATCTTATTCACATTCAAATAGGGCAAAGCACATAAGCTATTCgatcaaaaatatatatactcaaacTTACACTGTACAGGTATGAAACAAACTGaacataatttttaaaaacGCAACCGGCAAactgtaaagaaaaaaaaaagaaaaacgagacGACGACCTGCACTGCAAAACTGACAGTCTTGACACCATTTGCCCTTCGCAACGTGTATTCACAATCACAGCTCCACAAGACGAGATTATCATCTGCCACTTGAGGAAAAGTTGATCCGATCAAGCACCGGCGTGAAAATCACCGGCCTTCCTGGATGATGGAGTTCAAGAACACCGACGAGGCTTGCTGCGACGTCGATCCTGGCGCCGAGCTCGACTGCCCGCGGACGGCGCTGTTGGCGAAGCTGGTGTTGCCGCCCTTGATCTGCCACTCGGTGATGTAGCTCGGCTTCATCAACACATCGGTGACCTCGGTGTCGCCGGTGAGCATTGACACGACCCTCGACATGGGCGGCCGCTGGTGAGGTGAGCCCTGGGTGCAGAGGAGGGCGACGTGGATGGCCCGGAGCACCTCCGCCCTGTTGAATTCTCTGAGATTTGGGTCTACAATGCCCAGAGGGTTGTTGTTCTCGTACAGCTCCCAGGCCTGAAGGTATTGAGAATTTGATATGGAAGCATTCAGACCATAGGGGCAAAATCAGATAAATTATGCttgttttgattttgatttaaAAGGGGTAAATTAGAGGGTCTAACTGTAAATCATATGATGGCATGTGTGTTAATGTTATCAATGTTAAAGTAGAACTTTCGGGTATATTCTGCCAATAACACGACTAAATTATAATTTGAATTTCCTTGGGTTAAGAGTTCATCACTGAGCTACTGAGCTTACCCATTCGAAAATGTAAATCTTATCTTCTTCAAGTGTATCATCGTAGTTCGGCCGTCCAGCTAAAGTCTCCAATAAGACCACGCCAAATGCAAAGACATCAACTTTCTCAGTCATATGACCTCTCATGGCATACTCAGGTGCAAGATAACCGCTGGACAAAGGATACCCAAAAATACCATTAACATAAATATGATTGTAAACATAAAGGTGGAACAGATGGAATGTACTTACAATGTACCAGCAACTTTCGTGCTGACATGCGTCTTCTTGTCATCATAAAGTTTGGCTAGCCCAAAATCTGAGATCTTAGGATTGAGATTGGCGTCAAGTAAGACATTGCTGGCCTTGATGTCCCTGTGCACGACACGGATGCTGGACTCTTCATGAAGATAAGCCAGACCTCTTGCAATGCCTAAGCATATGTCAAAACGTGCTGGCCAATCTATGTTCAATTTCTCAATTCCTGCAAATGGAGGGTTTAGATTTTAGGTTACAGACTATGATAAACCTAAATTATAAAATCCCAATTGCATCAAACTGAAATAGCTTGTACCAAAGAGTGCTTTATCAAGGCTTCCATTTTCCATGTACTCATAAACCAGCAGTGGATTATTGCCTTCAAGGCAGCAACCATATAACTTCACAAGATTACGGTGTTGCACTCGGGATATAGTTTCTATTTCCGTTGCAAATTGCTTTTTTCCTTGATGAGATGTTTGAGATAGCTGCTTCACTGCCACTACCCTTCCATCATTTAACTTACCCTGCAAAGTGGAATTCACCAAAATGCAAGATTCAAGTATTGCAATGCCGGACATCTTCTGTAATGGatacattggcatatatttttttctggtTTATTCATATGCATCATTTGTACAAAAGCTAGAAAGCACAAAGAGTGTAACCAATTAATTATCCATAACGAACAACAAATTATATAATCACTACTTATCTAGATTTTAACAAGTTAATTCACAGGAAAAGGTTACAGATGACTAACCTTATAAACTGCCCCATATCCTCCTTCACCAAGACGGTTGCTGGAACTAAAATTTTCAGTTGCAGACCTTAGTTCACTATAACTGAATACATTAGGTCTTCCAACAATACTGTATAGCTCTGCGAACATAAAAAGGAACATCAATTTATTAACTTCTTGTTTGCCTGGTCAAGGATACAATGTGAGCATAGTGTGCCATGTACCTTGTTGCTCCAGTGTCAGTTTTCTCCTTTTCTGTCTCCACATAAAAATTCCAACAAGTGCTACCAAACCTAAAACTGCCACACCAACCACAACGCCAACAATAACACCTGTTTTACTAGTACTCTTGTTTTGTTCTGCCACGATACCCACCGTGGGGGTGAAATCTGACAAGAAGTTCActtgttagaaaaaaaatgtgatctTAGGCAGAATGGTACAACTGACCCTAGAAAATACATCATTTTCATATTGGAACCATTATCTATAGTTAAGGTGAGTACCTGCAGGGGTTACACTCAAAGCCGAGATAGTGGGCCCATAGTAGCCTTGACCAGGAATGCAGCAAGTGCCCTTGCCAGCCCAGAAGAGATGAATCTCAAGGAAGTTTTTGGTCACAGGAACTTTATATGACTTCTTAACAACAGTGTAAGATTTatcgcctgctgccttcctgaTGTCAAAGTTCTTCTCCTGACGTTCACCCTGCAGAAAAAACATGACAAGAAAATCTTGAATTGATTGTAagctaaacaaaaaaaaaagtttataagcTAGACAAGAACCAACCTGGAGATATATATCAAAAACCCTTCTCCCTAGGCTCTTCCAAGTCTGCGTGTCTTCGATCCCAAACTCAGCAAATTGAAGAGTGACTGTATAGTTTCCATTCTCAAGTCCAATACCATAGTATCTTAAAGATGATGGTGACATCCTTGAAGTCTGGAACAGTTCTGAATCTAGGGTGTTCTGAAACTGGCGCGAGCTGTAGATTATGTAACTTCCATTTGGTGCATCCACAAACTTTCCAACATTGCTAACACCCCAGGTTGGTGCTCCTGTGACAGAATATGATGCAGGTCCAAGGCTGGCATCATCAGTTTGATACCTCAAATTATCTGAGGCTGATATGAGTCTATTGCTACCACAGTCCACAGCAAAGGAGGAAGCTGCAAACAAATTAGATCAATTAGTATTAGTATTGACTAAGTAAATCTGCGGTTGCAGATTTGGTGTTTATCAACTAAGCACATTCATGGTATTGCAAAGGGTGAAAGACTCACACTGTGGAGAACCAAGAAAACATGGCGTATTTCTTTGAAGGCATGCAAGCCCTGAAGGTAAGATACTGCAGATGCAAAACACCAACATTTTGCATCCAATTAGAAGCTTGGAGAACCTAATAATTATGCTTGAGTACTTGATGAGAAATTACAAATGTGGACGCACCTGTTATTGGAGCTATCAATCACGAAATTGTTTGCCACCAAATTCCTAAGTAGAATTAGCAGAACTAAAATTAAAAGGCTTTCCACACTTCATATTTCCATAGCATATTTAGAGCTTGTTTGGTCTAGCTTGAAAAAAAAGCTATAAAAATATTCAATTTTGAGCTAAGTTGTAAGGTAAGTCTCATTTCCACAAAAAATCTTAATTATAAGTGCCCTATAGATGATAGATCCAAAAATTTGTTAAGACATATAAACTAGATGCATCAAATACAGCTTTCATATTTACCAAATGTGCTAGGTCGTCACATGTGTATGCTACACGCATAAATGCTGGCCTAACATAGGTCAGACATGCCCTTATATTTCAGGGAATGAAACGTGCCCTTTCATTGGAGCTAATGGATAGATGTTTCAGAAGTTGGTACTTACAATTGTAAATTTTTCCCACTAGCCCATGGAGGAAAATTTCCTGAGAGCTGGTTGTAAGAAAAATCTCTGAGATCAGGGAGATGCCAGATCATCGttagaaataaattaaacaaATATTCATCATGTTATTCAAACAAACTTGGATCATATGAACATACAAAGTTGAAAGTGAAGGTCCTTTTGAGCTTGGAAGGCTTCCTGAAAGACTATTATTCCCAAGAAATCTGGTCAGGCAAAACTTGCAAACATTAGTAAGACACATAAATGGGTCTTTGGCTCCAAGAAATAGGCTTTTGAAGTCAAGATAATCCATACAAGGAGTTCAGCAAATTCAGACCCAACAGGGCTGTTGGTACTTGACCAGTGATATTGTTAAAACTCAAATCCctgtaaaagtaaaaaaaagggtGGCAAAGAGGTCATCAGACATTGTACGGTTCATAgaaatatatttcacaaaaggcGCCTGATTACAATTTATTGTAGAAATAAAATCCTTACAGTAAGTTTAAACTTGCAAACTTCGAAAAGTCTATTGATGCAAGATTATCAGATATCTTACAGTTCCTCAAAATCCTGCAAAGAAATATGTTATGCATTATAAGATCAATCAACTTGGTTTGAATTACATTAATATTCTGAGCAGTAGTACGGCCGTATGAGTAATTAAGTGGATTAAAAGTTATGCATACAGGATGCTCAACGATGTCATGTTACCGATGAATGCCAGTGAAGAAGAGCTTCCGTTTTCAATATCACCGATTCGTCTGCACCATATAAAACAATTATTCGACTTTTCCCTTCTACATTCTTTATATTAAGAATACCATATTTATTGGTAGTGTTAGGCACTTACAAGCTTGATAGTTGGACAAGATTAGAAAGAGCAGAAGGAATTGGACCTTGAAAAGAATTGCCTTGAAACCGCCTACAGATCATAGCTGTAACTAGTCATTCAAATCATCTTTTTTACTGAAACATCAAACTAGAAATGATAGCAGGAAGAACTCtttgattaaaaaaaggaaactaaACTAATGAAGCTAAAGTACAGATTCTTTCACGGTGAATAcataaatattgtaaaatatattcaaaGCTGAATAATGCTTTTCAAGATTGGAAGCCATCTCATCATGAATAGTGACAGAAGAAAGATGCATCATTTACCAACGCTCAACAATCATCCAAACTTAAATAAAGAGACCCCTATAGGGTGATTCAGCACAGTCAAGTAAAAAGATACTCTAGAAACGAGAAAAACAAACTATCTTTCACAAATCACATGAGCCAAGTAGCTTTAGAATGCATCTCATGTTCACACCTACAATTTTCCTCGATTTAAAGCCTGACTTGAATAAAGTTATTGAAAATTGTACCCATATGACCATATTATTTAAAACAATATGAAAACACAACATTCCTATTGTCTAAATAATTATCTGTTACAAAAATTATTATGGCTTAATGAACGGAGGATATAGGATTCTTACAGGTCTGTCAAATTCCAGTTCCCGATATAATCTGGTATTTGTCCAGTAAAATCATTATCTGATGCCCACCTGAAGAAATAGGAGGATAAGAAACAATGTTTAATGGCACGGAAGAATTAATGTCAACAAGAAACACATCCTTTTGTAATCCTACAATGTTTGCATTCTTGTAAGCTTGGAAAATGATGATGGTAGTGGACCACTTAAGCCAGCACTGTCAATGTACCTGCAATTGAGAGATAAGAGTAGCAGCAAACATTGAGCTGAGTAGTCCAAGAATCAGAATGGTTAGGTagaccaaaaaaaagaaaaacgaagtCCCAACTAGAAACGTACAATTCCTGAAGCTTGTCCAGGTTCCCCAGTTCTGAAGGAAGGGAGCCATTAAACCTGTTTGAGCCTAAACCCCTGAAAATTCAACCCAAAAGATGATTTTAGTCACATAAAAATTGTCAATTGCAACGAACACTATCAACGGAAAAGTTTGCCTTCAATTGAGTTTAAATCCAAGTCTTAGTAGTACACAAGAATACCACAACAAATGAAGATGCTATTTGTGCATTCATCACAATTTGGAGTCCTTCATCATTGAATAGTGCAATTCTGAGGATGTTGCCATATGTTCTCAATTTAAAGTGTGCTTCATCTCATGATTTTTATGCAGATGATCAATTCAAGGTGCGAGTTCAAAGCATAAATATATCTATTATTTCTCACGGTCATAAGTATGGTAGAGTTGTATGAAGAATAAGGGTCACGAAATCATGGAATATAGTTCTTACAGTGATACAAGATTCGTAAGGTTACCGAGCTCCTTTGGAATAGGTCCAGATAATGAATTGATGCGAAATGTCCTTGTGTGTTCAAGAGAGAAAAGGTGAGATTCAATGCAAAGCAAAACATTTACTAAAATGATGTTTGTGAGTTCTAAATCTCACATGTTCTGCATATTAGTCAACTCCCCAATGAATGATGGCAAAGGCCCTGTTAATGTATTTTGCCCTAAATTCCTGAAATAAGACCACACCAGATATCAGCAACATTAATATTGTGAAATactaaaatagatttatttccaGTTATATTCATCATTTCATAGCTGAAATAAGAGAAGGTagcctttttttctttcagaaaAGTAAATAATAGAAGTACCCTTTTAAGTTTTAACTTACTACTACAATGCAGCTTATAAGAAATAGTAGCCACTATGTTAGATAATGATAAGTGACCGACCAAATTCTATAGGAATGCAAAAGAGGTACTGTGATGACAACAGAAATACTGGAAGGTGAATGGCATTGCGGGACGGCAAATGGAAAACTTTGCCATTGCATCTATCAATCAGCCGTATGGTGTGCTTCAAATGCAATAGTTTCTGGACCATAGACAATCCAACATAAGGAAGTTGAGAGAGAGAGTTCATTCGTACAGATGGGTCAAGCGCGTGAGGTTCCGCAGCTCTTGTGGTATCGTGCCAGGCACATCTAAGGCATATATTTTCCTGCatcacagcaaaaaaaaaaatcccatttaGCGCATCGGGCGCCTCGGAGCTCAGGCAGGCAattcgtcgaacacctggcgcgcgcgcgccaagAGAGGGACGGCGACACCTACAGCTTGGTGATCCGGCAGACGGTGTTGTTCTGGAAGGTGCAGTCGCACTTGATGGCCGGGTTGAAGTTGGGGTTGTCGTCGATAGGGGTGCCGTccgtggcggcgccggtgcaggggtcgcCGCTGATGTTCCATGTCGCCGTCGACAACGACGCCTGCTGCCCGAGCTTCGCGAACACCGCGTTCAGCGCCGCCGCTGCAAATGCAAAACACCAACCAACCACGCTATAACTATGAGCATATCCTTGGAACTTCTCCACCGTCCGATGGCCTGGGTCGCGACGATCGGACGGCCAGCAATCGGTCAAGACGCCGAAATGGCTCGAGCTTGAACAAACATGCCATGGTTTCAGACTTAAAAAACGAAGGTCAACGgccaataattaaaaaaagttcATGTCGATCGGTGGGTGACGAGTGACGACGGCGTCGTGAACTGAAATTTTTTGGAAGGACAACTCAAGAACAGGATCATCATGCTTGCAGAGTTGCAGGCTTCAAAATTAGGATGCAGGTGTTCTCATGGCAAGCTTCAATCCAAGCTCAACAACGGAAAATCTTCAGCACAAGCCAAAACGGAGCAAAGCAGAGATGGATTATCATCAAGTGattatcccaaaaaaaaacaagaatctCAAGGCAAGAACTCCCGAAAAGGCGGATTTTTCCAGTCGAATTTGAAGGCGGAATCCTTACAGTCACAGATTCTCATAACTAGCTCCATCAGGACGAACCGCTTCTCAAAcaaacccaaaaaaaagaactctCGTTTCATTCAGAAATCAGAATCGAAGCAGGCGGGCACGCGTGCTCACCTTCAGTCGGATCAGTCTTGGTTGCTACCCGCTGAGCCTGAACAGCCGCCGCTGCAAGAAGCAGCAGGAGCACACCGccatggaggaggagatggctcATCACCCTCATCGTCTCCCTCCTTGAGCCTTCtgctcgcctcctccccctcttctcCGTTTCTGGGAGAAGAGAAGCTGTGAGCCGAGGCGGTGACGACGGGTGAGATGGATGATATCGTCGGGCGTAGAAAGGGACGCGCGCTGCGACGAATACTGGAGACAATATATACGCACGCAGCACACAATACACAGTCAGCTATTCTGAATTGACCAAAATTGTTGTACTGCTCATCAAACGGCGACGCTGCTGTCAActgtataaaaaaaaaagagagattctactgcctccctccctctcaaattaagtgcagccgtggatatccgtgtctaacgtttgaccatccgtcttatttaaaaaatttataaaaaaattaaaaatatttagtcaaacattaagtactattcatattttatcatctaatagcaataaaaatactaatcttcaaataagataaacggtcaaatgttaaacgtgaatagtgtaaaacaGCAGCGAGCGAGCAAGAAGCAAGAAGCCCCAGCTTGTCCCAGATGCAACGCACGGCCAACGAGAAGTGGCTAAACTAAACATGTGCGCGGTTGTTGCAATATTAAACTAATGATTAATCCGTATTTTGGGTTTTGTTTGGAACGGGGATGATGGGTCAGGGGTCTCTCTGTCCACATGAGGATGCGGGTTGCGGCTGTTGAAGAGGAGGGGAAACTGGGGAAAGAGTCAAGCGTTGGCAAAAGATAAGCTCGTGCGCGGGCGCGTGCGTGTTCATGGTCATGGATGGGGGTAAGTAGCTTTTGACACTTGATTGCTGAATGGGAAATGGTCTTGTGTAGTAGCTTGTAACTTGTGGAGTTGTGGTGGACAGGTTCTCCAGAAAGAAAAATCCTACTTTCACTTTTTAGCATTAtcaatatttatatagatgttaatggatCTATGTctaatcttataatatgaaatagaggaagtattATGAATTAATCTCGAAATTTGCTCCACTATGATGGAATAGATCTTACTCTcttcatctatttttgatagtcatatttccaaatctgaaaaatctatctttgataggtatatttcaatccaacaacatatcatcttaatgactttatggaatttaatgcgtgactcttcaTTCTTTCACACAAGTTTGGCTCCAtgagcatcgagaaatgtaaatagtactccctccattctaaattgatctacatcTAGTTTTTCTggggttattcctaaatgatctacatatttgtgtttatttattaagtctattcgttatttgtgcattggagtaaatggatatTGATGCATgtatccatgcacacaagtatttatagcACATAtgtaatatcttgatttgctattggctagaaaatgttgggga
This window of the Oryza sativa Japonica Group chromosome 4, ASM3414082v1 genome carries:
- the LOC4336997 gene encoding LOW QUALITY PROTEIN: uncharacterized protein (The sequence of the model RefSeq protein was modified relative to this genomic sequence to represent the inferred CDS: deleted 2 bases in 1 codon; substituted 2 bases at 2 genomic stop codons) — protein: MRVMSHLLLHGGVLLLLLAAAAVQAQRVATKTDPTEAAALNAVFAKLGQQASLSTATWNISGDPCTGAATDGTPIDDNPNFNPAIKCDCTFQNNTVCRITKLKIYALDVPGTIPQELRNLTRLTHLNLGQNTLTGPLPSFIGELTNMQNMTFRINSLSGPIPKELGNLTNLVSLGLGSNRFNGSLPSELGNLDKLQELYIDSAGLSGPLPSSFSKLTRMQTLWASDNDFTGQIPDYIGNWNLTDLRFQGNSFQGPIPSALSNLVQLSSLRIGDIENGSSSSLAFIGNMTSLSILILRNCKISDNLASIDFSKFASLNLLDLSFNNITGQVPTALLGLNLLNSLFLGNNSLSGSLPSSKGPSLSTLDFSYNQLSGNFPPWASGKNLQLNLVANNFVIDSSNNSILPSGLACLQRNTPCFLGSPQSSSFAVDCGSNRLISASDNLRYQTDDASLGPASYSVTGAPTWGVSNVGKFVDAPNGSYIIYSSRQFQNTLDSELFQTSRMSPSSLRYYGIGLENGNYTVTLQFAEFGIEDTQTWKSLGRRVFDIYLQGERQEKNFDIRKAAGDKSYTVVKKSYKVPVTKNFLEIHLFWAGKGTCCIPGQGYYGPTISALSVTPAGTHLNYRXWFQYENDVFSRVSCTILPKITFFFXQVNFLSDFTPTVGIVAEQNKSTSKTGVIVGVVVGVAVLGLVALVGIFMWRQKRRKLTLEQQELYSIVGRPNVFSYSELRSATENFSSSNRLGEGGYGAVYKGKLNDGRVVAVKQLSQTSHQGKKQFATEIETISRVQHRNLVKLYGCCLEGNNPLLVYEYMENGSLDKALFGIEKLNIDWPARFDICLGIARGLAYLHEESSIRVVHRDIKASNVLLDANLNPKISDFGLAKLYDDKKTHVSTKVAGTFGYLAPEYAMRGHMTEKVDVFAFGVVLLETLAGRPNYDDTLEEDKIYIFEWAWELYENNNPLGIVDPNLREFNRAEVLRAIHVALLCTQGSPHQRPPMSRVVSMLTGDTEVTDVLMKPSYITEWQIKGGNTSFANSAVRGQSSSAPGSTSQQASSVFLNSIIQEGRMLPKVYTVDRYEIIPPIPGCCFIPTYLKPLDFVHAKSKKKGREREMDPRLSYCCYLHGCLCVLVLLLCSWRAADAQAQQPPPHTDPTEAAALNAMMARLGLSAPPSWNISSDPCSGAATDDTPLDDNPAFNPAIKCDCSDHNNTLCHITRLKINTLDVVGPIPEELRNLTHLIKLDFRKNYFTGPLPAFIGELTALKYITVGINALSGPIPKELGNLTNLVSLALGSNNFNGSLPDELGKLTKLQQLYIDSNDFSGPLPTTLSQLTNLSLIISQSSVWDFIVSHEISTNNYGHHCHCASRWALDNNFTGQIPDYLGSLTNLTQLRLQGNSFQGPIPRSLYNLVKLRSLRIGDIVNGSSSLAFIGSMTSLGDLVLRNSRISDSLASVDFSKFGSLNLLDLSFNNITGQIPPSIVNLPSLTFLFLGNNSLSGSLPAMKSPLLSNLDFSYNHLSGNFPSWTAQKDLQLNLVANDFVIDGTDMSGLPWGLNCLQRNTPCFLGSPKSASFAVDCGGSRTISGSDNAMYQADNANLGAASYYVAGTPTWGVSTTGRFMDPPNGSYIIYSSRQFDKTLDSGLFQTARMSPSSLRYYGIGLENGNYTVTLQFAEVDFPDVQSWRSRGRRIFDIYIQGERKEQNFDIRKAAGGKSFTVVKKQYVVPVTKNFLEIHLFWAGKGTCCIPHQGYYGPAISALSATPNFIPTVRSPADNKSRSKIAVIIVVMVGVAVFALAALAGHFIWRQKKRKILLELEELYNIVGRPNVFSYNELRSATENFSSSNLLGEGGYGLVHKGRLSDGRAVAVKQLSQSSNQGKKQFATEIETISRVQHCNLVTLYGCCLESNTPLLVYEYLENGSLDQALFGKGSLNLDWPTRFEICLGLARGIAYLHEDSTVRIVHRDIKASNVLLDAGLNPKISDFGLAKLYDNKKTHVSTKVAGTFGYLAPEYAMRGHMTEKVDVFAFGVVALETVAGESNYQNTLEEDRTYIFERVWELYENGHPLDFVDPKLSEFNSEEVIRVIRVALLCTQGSPHKRPPMSKVVSMLTGDADITEDAAKPSYITEWQIKVGSCHHTGSSQVGSASTPPSSGDGGAGQASSQGAGEGSPLTPSPLFTSIIDEGR